One Brassica oleracea var. oleracea cultivar TO1000 chromosome C7, BOL, whole genome shotgun sequence genomic window carries:
- the LOC106303671 gene encoding methylesterase 10, with protein MQTQHMQQQHHHHFVLVHGSCHGAWCWFKLAGKLKANGQRVTAIELGGSGIDERRLDEVRSVSEYLEPLMSFMESLPEEEKVVLVGHSYGGIGTSLAMERFPTKISVGIFISAYMPHHESPPSVLIQEYFKRLPDGFAMDCEFTFEEGPGQPPSSVMFGNSFMKEKAYSNCQSEDLELAMTLVKPSRLYPKEMEGKDLLTKERYGSGKRVFIVCEGDNVVPEEIQRWMISNYEPNEVKVVEEAGHMAMITKPQQLSLLLQEIAAKYN; from the exons ATGCAAACACAGCACATGCAACAACAACACCACCACCATTTCGTGCTTGTCCACGGATCATGTCATGGAGCATGGTGCTGGTTCAAGCTGGCGGGAAAGCTCAAGGCCAATGGTCAACGAGTGACAGCTATTGAACTTGGTGGGTCCGGTATCGACGAGAGGCGGCTCGACGAGGTTCGTTCTGTCTCCGAGTATCTAGAGCCTTTGATGAGTTTCATGGAGTCTCTTCCTGAGGAAGAGAAGGTGGTCCTTGTTGGTCATAGCTATGGTGGCATTGGAACTTCTCTCGCTATGGAAAGGTTTCCGACCAAAATCTCTGTCGGAATCTTCATCTCTGCTTATATGCCACACCATGAGTCTCCCCCTTCCGTTCTCATTCAAGAG TATTTCAAACGTCTCCCTGATGGATTCGCCATGGATTGTGAGTTTACATTCGAGGAAGGACCAGGACAGCCGCCAAGTTCAGTTATGTTCGGTAATAGCTTCATGAAGGAGAAGGCATATAGTAATTGCCAGTCAGAG GATCTAGAACTAGCCATGACGTTGGTGAAACCGAGCAGGTTATACCCAAAGGAAATGGAAGGTAAAGATTTGCTGACCAAGGAGAGGTATGGATCTGGGAAGAGAGTGTTTATCGTCTGCGAAGGTGACAACGTGGTTCCAGAGGAGATTCAGAGGTGGATGATTAGTAACTACGAACCTAATGAAGTGAAAGTGGTCGAAGAAGCTGGTCACATGGCTATGATCACCAAGCCTCAACAGCTTTCTCTACTGCTACAGGAAATAGCAGCAAAATACAACTGA
- the LOC106301678 gene encoding dof zinc finger protein DOF3.4-like — MTTSDSGESRRTAMRPHGGITGLPPATEQQEQLPCPRCDSANTKFCYYNNYNFSQPRHFCKSCRRYWTHGGTLRDIPVGGGTRKAAKRSRTCSSSAGVLNAPLQATPVLFPQTSLSNDGSHAVNVTAPLENDGKGGSLSLCGSFTSLLNQNGNAASATTHGTGGFGSGLGSGYDDVSFGLGRAAWPFSTVGDAATTNAVSNGAHHAVQIPSTWQFEGLESSNAGEYFAWPDLSITTPVSSLK; from the coding sequence ATGACGACGTCTGACTCCGGCGAATCACGACGCACGGCGATGAGACCTCACGGCGGAATAACGGGGCTTCCACCGGCCACGGAGCAGCAAGAGCAGCTCCCGTGTCCTCGCTGCGACTCAGCCAACACCAAGTTCTGTTACTACAACAACTACAACTTCTCCCAGCCTCGCCACTTCTGCAAATCCTGTCGCCGTTACTGGACTCACGGCGGAACTCTCCGCGACATTCCCGTCGGCGGTGGCACTCGCAAAGCCGCGAAACGCTCCCGCACTTGCTCCTCCTCCGCCGGAGTCCTCAACGCTCCGTTGCAAGCGACGCCTGTTCTCTTCCCTCAAACGTCGCTCTCTAACGACGGTAGCCACGCCGTTAACGTTACCGCACCCCTCGAGAACGACGGAAAGGGAGGTTCTTTATCTCTCTGCGGCAGTTTCACATCTCTCCTGAACCAAAACGGCAACGCAGCGAGTGCCACGACGCATGGAACAGGCGGGTTTGGAAGCGGACTCGGGTCGGGTTATGATGACGTCAGCTTCGGACTCGGAAGAGCGGCTTGGCCGTTTTCAACCGTGGGTGACGCTGCAACGACGAATGCAGTGAGTAACGGTGCTCATCACGCGGTTCAGATACCATCCACGTGGCAGTTCGAGGGTTTAGAGAGCAGCAACGCCGGTGAGTACTTTGCGTGGCCGGACCTCTCCATCACAACGCCAGTGAGCTCACTCAAATGA
- the LOC106307041 gene encoding serine/threonine-protein kinase SRK2D — MDPTAAAVMPIDLPIIHESDRYDFVRDIGSGNFGVARLMTDRVTKELVAVKYIERGDKIDENVQREIINHRSLRHPNIVRFKEVILTPSHLAIVMEYASGGELYDRICNAGRFSEDEARFFFQQLISGVNYCHAMQICHRDLKLENTLLDGSPAPRLKICDFGYSKSSVLHSQPKSTVGTPAYIAPEILLRQEYDGKMADVWSCGVTLYVMLVGAYPFEDPAEPRDYRKTIQRILSVTYSIPEDLNLSPGCRQLISRIFVADPATRISIPEIKSHEWFLKNLPGDLMDENRMSSQFQEPEQPMQSLDTIMQIISEATIPAVRNRCLDDFMADNLDLDDDMDDFDSESEIDVDSSGEIVYAL, encoded by the exons ATGGATCCGACGGCGGCGGCGGTGATGCCGATTGATTTGCCGATCATACACGAGAGCGATCGGTACGACTTCGTGAGAGATATTGGGTCTGGCAACTTCGGGGTAGCTCGTCTCATGACCGATAGAGTTACAAAGGAGCTCGTCGCTGTTAAGTACATCGAGAGAGGTGACAAA ATTGATGAGAATGTGCAGAGGGAGATCATCAACCACAGGTCCTTGAGGCATCCTAATATCGTCAGGTTTAAGGAGGTCATTTTGACGCCTAGCCATCTGGCTATTGTGATGGAGTATGCTTCTGGTGGTGAGCTTTATGACCGCATCTGTAACGCTGGCCGCTTCAGTGAAGATGAG GCTCGGTTCTTCTTTCAGCAGCTTATCTCTGGTGTTAATTACTGTCATGCCATG CAAATATGTCATCGAGACCTGAAGCTGGAGAATACATTGTTGGATGGAAGTCCTGCCCCTCGTTTGAAAATTTGTGATTTTGGTTACTCCAAG TCTTCTGTTCTTCACTCGCAACCAAAGTCAACTGTTGGTACTCCTGCGTACATCGCACCAGAGATTCTTCTTCGTCAGGAATATGATGGCAAG ATGGCAGATGTGTGGTCATGTGGTGTGACCTTATACGTTATGTTGGTTGGAGCATATCCGTTTGAGGATCCAGCTGAGCCAAGAGACTATCGAAAGACTATACAA AGAATCCTTAGCGTCACATACTCAATCCCTGAGGACTTAAACCTCTCACCAGGATGTCGCCAGCTAATCTCAAGGATCTTCGTAGCCGATCCAGCAACG AGAATCAGTATCCCAGAGATCAAATCCCATGAATGGTTCTTGAAGAATCTCCCAGGCGATCTGATGGACGAGAACAGAATGAGTAGTCAGTTCCAAGAGCCGGAGCAGCCGATGCAGAGCCTTGACACTATCATGCAGATCATCTCGGAGGCTACCATTCCAGCCGTTAGAAACCGTTGCCTTGATGACTTCATGGCTGATAATCTTGACCTTGACGATGACATGGATGACTTTGATTCCGAATCTGAGATTGACGTTGACAGTAGCGGAGAGATAGTTTATGCTCTTTGA
- the LOC106301677 gene encoding pentatricopeptide repeat-containing protein At3g50420 → MPLNELASSVAELTRRCVSTTALKRARQVHALILTAGAAHDSPYASNNLISMYARCDSLEQARKVFDTMPHRNVVSYNALCSAYSRSQSHASYAFDLITRMASESLKPNSSTFTSLVQVCTLLEDVVMGSLLHSQIIKLGFLDNVVVQTSVLGMYSSCGELESARKVFECVEGGDAVVWNTMISGRLRNGEIEEGLALFRTMLMSGVVPTQFTYSMVLNACSKLGSYSLGKLTHARIIVSDGLADSVVENALLDMYCSCGDVKEALFVFERIHNPNLVAWNSIISGCSENGFGEEAILMYGRLQRRSTPRPDEYTLSAVICATGQTEWFIHGKLLHGQVMKLGYERSVFVGTTLLSMYFKNGEAESAQKVFDVIRERDIVLWTEMIGGQSRVGNSECAVQLFVEMYREKNRTDGFSLSSVLGACSDMASLRQGEVFHSLTVKTGFDSVMSVCGALVDMYGKTGKYSAAESVFSLVSNPDLKCWNSMLGAYSQHGMLEKALSFFEQILRNGLTPDAVTYLSLLVACSNSGSTQQGKFLWNQMKERGIKAGFKHYSCMVNLVSKAGLVDEALELIQESHPVNNNQTELWRTLLSACVNTRNLQMGLYAGEQILRLDPEDTATYILLSNLYAVKGRWEDVAEMRRKIRGLASAKDPGLSWIEVNNNSTQVFSSGDQSNTEVIQVQDELHRLKSNMLCRSSSPSIDQDQFPYRT, encoded by the coding sequence ATGCCACTTAACGAACTAGCTTCTTCCGTCGCCGAGCTTACACGGAGATGCGTTTCGACCACCGCACTAAAACGGGCGCGTCAGGTCCACGCTCTCATCCTCACCGCCGGGGCAGCTCACGACTCCCCGTACGCAAGCAACAACCTCATCTCGATGTACGCGAGGTGCGACTCTCTAGAACAAGCGCGGAAGGTGTTCGACACAATGCCTCACAGAAACGTGGTTTCTTACAACGCGCTTTGTTCAGCGTATTCCCGGAGCCAAAGCCACGCAAGTTACGCTTTTGATCTGATAACCCGTATGGCGTCCGAGTCCTTGAAGCCTAACAGCTCGACTTTCACTAGCTTAGTGCAGGTCTGTACTTTGCTTGAGGATGTTGTAATGGGATCGTTGTTACATTCTCAGATCATAAAGCTTGGATTTTTAGACAATGTGGTTGTCCAGACATCGGTTTTGGGGATGTACTCCAGCTGCGGGGAGTTAGAATCTGCGAGGAAAGTCTTTGAGTGTGTAGAGGGTGGAGATGCGGTGGTTTGGAACACGATGATATCTGGGAGGTTGAGAAATGGTGAGATAGAAGAAGGGCTTGCGCTGTTTAGAACCATGTTGATGTCTGGTGTTGTTCCAACGCAGTTCACGTATTCGATGGTGCTCAATGCTTGTAGTAAGCTGGGAAGCTATTCATTAGGGAAACTAACCCATGCCCGGATAATAGTCTCGGATGGTTTGGCTGATTCAGTTGTTGAAAATGCACTTCTTGACATGTATTGCAGTTGTGGGGATGTGAAGGAAGCGCTCTTTGTGTTTGAGAGGATTCATAACCCAAATTTGGTTGCATGGAACTCGATTATCTCGGGTTGTTCAGAGAATGGATTTGGAGAGGAAGCGATTCTTATGTATGGAAGGTTACAGAGGAGGTCCACACCGAGGCCGGATGAATATACTCTCTCTGCTGTTATATGTGCGACAGGGCAAACAGAGTGGTTCATTCATGGAAAGCTTCTCCATGGACAGGTAATGAAACTAGGATATGAAAGGAGTGTTTTTGTTGGAACAACGCTCTTGTCTATGTACTTCAAGAACGGGGAAGCTGAATCTGCTCAGAAGGTGTTTGACGTGATTAGAGAGAGGGATATTGTTCTGTGGACTGAGATGATAGGAGGGCAATCGAGAGTAGGAAACAGCGAGTGTGCTGTCCAACTCTTCGTTGAAATGTACAGAGAAAAAAATAGAACTGATGGTTTTTCCCTGAGCAGTGTCTTGGGAGCGTGTTCAGATATGGCATCGCTAAGACAAGGTGAAGTGTTCCATTCCCTTACCGTGAAGACAGGATTTGATAGTGTTATGTCTGTATGTGGAGCCTTAGTAGACATGTATGGGAAAACTGGAAAATACAGTGCTGCAGAATCAGTATTCTCTCTTGTTTCGAATCCAGATTTGAAATGTTGGAACTCAATGCTAGGAGCTTATAGTCAGCATGGAATGTTAGAAAAGGCTCTGAGTTTCTTTGAACAGATCCTACGAAACGGTCTCACCCCTGATGCAGTAACGTACTTATCTCTATTAGTAGCCTGCAGCAACAGCGGATCAACTCAGCAAGGTAAGTTCCTGTGGAACCAAATGAAGGAGAGAGGCATCAAAGCCGGATTTAAGCACTATTCTTGCATGGTGAATTTGGTATCTAAAGCTGGGTTAGTAGACGAAGCACTGGAACTGATACAAGAATCTCATCCTGTAAACAACAACCAAACAGAGCTCTGGAGAACTCTGTTAAGCGCATGTGTCAACACAAGAAACTTGCAGATGGGACTATACGCAGGTGAGCAGATCCTGAGACTTGATCCAGAAGACACTGCAACATACATACTACTATCGAATCTTTATGCGGTGAAAGGGAGATGGGAGGATGTTGCAGAGATGAGAAGGAAGATTAGAGGATTAGCTTCTGCTAAAGATCCAGGATTGAGCTGGATTGAAGTGAACAATAACAGTACTCAAGTTTTTTCCTCTGGGGATCAGTCTAACACAGAAGTAATACAAGTGCAAGATGAATTACATAGGTTAAAGAGTAATATGTTGTGTAGATCATCATCACCATCCATTGATCAAGATCAATTTCCTTATAGAACCTGA